The sequence TCTCCGGATGGACGCGAGCATCGTTCAGGTTCACCACCTCGCGCCGAGCGCGGCGGCGGCGCCCGCGCTGGCCGCCCTCACGGTGGAGGACTTCCGCGAGGACGCGCCGCGCGTCGCCATCCCGCGCGCGGAGATCCAGCTCATCGTCCGCTTTGGGCCCTCGGCGCAGCGCGGCCTCGATGTCCACGTCCTCGGCGCGCGCCAGCGTGTGCATCGCAAGTTGATTCGCGGCGGCCAGCGCGCCGTGAGCGCCCGACTTCGGCTGGGCGCGCACGACCCGGTGCTGGGCACGTCGGCCGCGACGCTCGCGGGACGAATCGTGGCGCTCGAGGAGCTCTGGGGCGCCGGGGCGGTCCGACGCTTCACCGAAAGGCTCGCGAGCGCGCGCGACACGCTCGAGGCAGCGAAGATCGTGGACGCGGTCATCGCCGAGCGGCTCTCGAGCGCTGCCACGCGACGTCCGCTTCCTGGGTTCGTCTCGGCCGCGGTGCAGAGGCTGAGCCACCACGAGGTGAACGCCGTCGCGGCCGAGCTCGGTGTGAGTGGGCGGCACCTGCGACGCGCATTTCGCGAAGCCATTGGCATGAGCCCGAAGGCGTTCGCCCGCCTCACCCGCTTTCTCCGCGCGCTGCGGGCCGCGCGCACCCATCCCGCGGCGAACTGGGCGAGCATCGCCGCGGACC comes from Deltaproteobacteria bacterium and encodes:
- a CDS encoding AraC family transcriptional regulator; this translates as MDASIVQVHHLAPSAAAAPALAALTVEDFREDAPRVAIPRAEIQLIVRFGPSAQRGLDVHVLGARQRVHRKLIRGGQRAVSARLRLGAHDPVLGTSAATLAGRIVALEELWGAGAVRRFTERLASARDTLEAAKIVDAVIAERLSSAATRRPLPGFVSAAVQRLSHHEVNAVAAELGVSGRHLRRAFREAIGMSPKAFARLTRFLRALRAARTHPAANWASIAADHGYSDQAHLIAEFRDIAGVTPRALMGELGG